The Candidatus Manganitrophus noduliformans genome includes a window with the following:
- a CDS encoding CpsD/CapB family tyrosine-protein kinase, which yields MRGKSFGSARFDEHLVVLTDPKSIAAEQYRVLRSRMEHLSQEKGARTFIVTSPVVGEGKSMTTANLAISLSQSRDRRVALVDCDLRRPTLHRLFGMRMREGFIDVLEERTPLETALVPIEHPLLPPGALSFLPAGKANAASPEWLGSSKTDKLITLLSERFDLVLFDTPPILPLADAAVLGGKVDGALLVLRAGRTSTETLSLAMQSVDLQNWVGVILNGVDFERSSQYGGIYATYQKTYSAHAIEGRGEIND from the coding sequence ATGCGCGGGAAATCTTTTGGAAGCGCCCGTTTTGACGAACACCTGGTGGTATTGACCGATCCAAAATCGATTGCGGCGGAGCAGTACCGCGTTCTCCGGTCTCGCATGGAGCATTTGTCGCAAGAGAAAGGCGCCCGGACCTTCATCGTCACCAGCCCGGTGGTCGGGGAGGGGAAGTCGATGACCACCGCCAATCTCGCCATCAGCCTCTCCCAGTCGAGAGACCGGCGGGTGGCGCTGGTTGATTGCGATCTGCGCCGTCCGACGCTTCATCGTTTGTTCGGCATGCGGATGAGGGAGGGGTTCATCGACGTTCTGGAGGAACGGACCCCGCTGGAGACGGCACTCGTTCCGATCGAGCATCCTCTCCTTCCTCCCGGCGCGCTCTCGTTTCTTCCGGCGGGGAAAGCGAATGCCGCCTCGCCGGAATGGCTCGGCTCTTCCAAAACCGACAAGCTGATCACCCTCCTCTCGGAGCGGTTTGATCTGGTCCTCTTCGACACCCCGCCGATCCTCCCCCTCGCCGATGCGGCGGTGTTGGGGGGGAAGGTCGACGGCGCGCTTCTGGTCCTCCGCGCCGGGAGGACGTCGACGGAAACACTCTCTTTGGCGATGCAGAGCGTCGATCTGCAGAATTGGGTCGGCGTGATTCTCAACGGCGTCGATTTCGAGCGCTCTTCGCAATACGGGGGGATCTACGCCACCTACCAAAAGACCTACTCGGCCCACGCGATTGAAGGAAGAGGGGAAATCAATGATTAA
- the glmS gene encoding glutamine--fructose-6-phosphate transaminase (isomerizing) translates to MCGIVGYVGNRNTVRILVEGLKRLEYRGYDSAGICYFIEGTMAVTKEVGKLIHLEKRLAEEKVDAASGAGIGHTRWATHGAPSVGNAHPHRDCSGRFSVVHNGIIENHTILKKRLQEEGHHFLSETDTEVIVHLVEKYFQGDLAAAVRRASFDLEGSFAVEVMSTLAPDEIVAIRRGSPLVIGTGRGEQFVASDIPALVSYTREVFWLEEGELAVVRPEGVRVIDLLSGNPVRKEIQSVPWDAQQVEKGRFPHYMLKEIHEQPDVIMEMGRREVLFQGAPPERRFAGAGAVSQMYLVACGTSWHAALVGKRMIEKMTGIRVEVDIASEFRYREPIFDAGTLTIGISQSGETADTLAALQLAAEKGSAVWAVCNVAGSSMTRLAETVFYTHAGPEIGVASTKAFTCQLVALYQLASRIAEARGIVSSSMEDRKNRLSALSKQIQEILQKEEEIRALAIEYYQKRDFLFMGRGIHYPIALEGALKLKEISYIHAEGYPAGEMKHGPIALIDPEMPVVFLAPQDAVYEKVLGNIEEVRARGGRIIALAQVGDERIAAKAHHVIYLPKNDTFLNSVLMTIPLQLLAYHVALQKGCDVDQPRNLAKSVTVE, encoded by the coding sequence ATGTGCGGGATTGTCGGTTATGTCGGAAATCGAAATACGGTGCGGATTTTGGTGGAAGGGCTGAAACGGCTGGAGTATCGCGGCTATGATTCGGCCGGCATCTGCTACTTCATCGAAGGGACGATGGCGGTCACGAAAGAGGTGGGAAAGCTGATCCATTTGGAGAAACGGCTGGCGGAGGAGAAGGTGGACGCCGCGTCCGGCGCCGGCATCGGGCACACCCGCTGGGCGACCCATGGGGCGCCCAGCGTGGGAAATGCCCACCCGCACCGCGATTGTTCCGGACGTTTTTCGGTCGTTCACAACGGCATTATCGAGAACCATACCATCTTGAAGAAGCGGTTACAAGAAGAAGGGCATCACTTCCTCTCCGAAACCGACACGGAGGTCATCGTCCATCTGGTCGAGAAATACTTTCAGGGCGATCTGGCCGCGGCGGTCCGCAGGGCCTCTTTCGACCTGGAGGGGAGCTTCGCCGTTGAAGTGATGAGCACCCTCGCGCCCGACGAAATCGTCGCGATCCGACGGGGAAGCCCCCTGGTGATCGGGACCGGGCGGGGGGAGCAGTTTGTCGCCTCCGATATCCCGGCGCTCGTCTCTTATACCCGGGAGGTTTTTTGGCTGGAGGAGGGAGAGCTGGCGGTCGTTCGTCCGGAGGGGGTCCGGGTGATCGATCTCCTTTCCGGGAATCCGGTTCGGAAAGAAATCCAGTCCGTTCCCTGGGATGCGCAGCAGGTCGAGAAGGGACGGTTTCCGCACTACATGCTCAAAGAAATCCACGAGCAGCCCGACGTCATCATGGAGATGGGGCGGCGGGAGGTCCTTTTTCAAGGGGCGCCGCCGGAGCGCCGATTCGCCGGGGCCGGCGCGGTCTCGCAGATGTATCTTGTCGCCTGCGGCACCTCCTGGCACGCGGCGCTGGTCGGGAAGCGGATGATCGAAAAGATGACGGGAATACGGGTGGAGGTCGACATCGCCTCCGAGTTTCGATATCGGGAGCCGATCTTCGACGCCGGGACGCTTACGATCGGGATCAGCCAATCGGGAGAGACCGCCGATACCCTGGCGGCGCTGCAGCTGGCGGCGGAAAAAGGGAGCGCGGTCTGGGCGGTCTGCAACGTCGCCGGAAGCAGCATGACCCGGCTTGCGGAGACGGTCTTCTACACCCATGCCGGTCCGGAGATCGGGGTCGCGTCGACCAAGGCGTTTACCTGTCAGCTGGTCGCGCTTTATCAGTTGGCGAGCCGGATCGCGGAGGCGCGGGGGATCGTTTCTTCCTCGATGGAAGATCGCAAGAACCGGCTTTCGGCGCTGTCGAAGCAGATTCAGGAGATCCTCCAAAAGGAGGAGGAGATCCGCGCGCTGGCGATTGAATATTATCAAAAACGGGACTTCCTCTTCATGGGCCGGGGGATTCATTATCCGATCGCCCTGGAGGGAGCGCTCAAGTTGAAGGAGATCTCCTACATTCACGCGGAAGGATATCCCGCCGGAGAGATGAAGCACGGGCCGATCGCCCTCATCGATCCGGAGATGCCGGTGGTCTTTCTGGCGCCGCAGGACGCCGTTTATGAAAAAGTCCTCGGAAACATCGAAGAGGTTCGGGCCCGGGGGGGAAGGATCATCGCCCTGGCGCAGGTGGGAGACGAGCGGATCGCCGCCAAGGCCCATCATGTGATTTATCTTCCCAAGAACGACACGTTTTTGAACTCCGTGTTGATGACGATTCCCTTGCAGCTTTTGGCTTATCACGTCGCGCTTCAGAAAGGGTGCGACGTCGATCAACCGAGAAATCTCGCTAAGAGCGTGACCGTGGAGTAA
- a CDS encoding aminotransferase class V-fold PLP-dependent enzyme, translated as MNPAIVIKGKSRSKGYFIPVLPAPSATSLRRREGALPFPFSHPRYYDYYFGRNAVWHGMKQIGLPENRRILVPAYHHGVEVEAILQAGYQVDFYRVDLKLQIDLEDLEKKITPETGMIYLIYYIGFPHPVEEIVRLCKRHGLALAEDCALSLFSEVDGKPMGSFGDVGIFSFHKTLPLPNGGGLVVNRTDRPLPPQRIGPPLVSTLSHLTGGIMNRLKMSHPATGAFLHAFSREFVSTLLRIGKVDRTSVANMEFNLNKVDWGMSGLSKAILQTIDPAEVVSRRRENFSYLLARLDCKDRFVFDALPPGVCPLFFPILVEEKERVCRNLMARGIETVDFWGISHPSVPKGIYGEVEYVRARLLELPIHQGLHQGHLDYMIEILKETLR; from the coding sequence ATGAATCCGGCGATCGTCATCAAAGGAAAATCTCGGTCCAAAGGCTATTTCATCCCGGTCCTTCCGGCGCCGTCGGCGACCTCTCTCCGGCGGAGGGAGGGGGCGCTTCCGTTTCCGTTCAGCCATCCGCGCTATTACGATTATTATTTCGGGCGGAACGCCGTCTGGCACGGGATGAAGCAGATCGGCCTTCCCGAGAACCGCCGCATTTTGGTCCCCGCCTACCACCACGGGGTGGAGGTCGAGGCGATTTTGCAGGCCGGTTATCAGGTCGATTTTTACCGGGTCGACCTCAAGCTCCAGATCGATCTGGAGGATCTGGAGAAGAAGATCACCCCGGAGACCGGGATGATCTACCTCATTTATTACATCGGATTTCCCCATCCGGTTGAGGAGATCGTCCGGCTCTGCAAGCGGCACGGCCTTGCCCTGGCGGAAGATTGCGCCCTCTCGCTCTTCAGCGAGGTTGACGGAAAGCCGATGGGCTCTTTCGGCGATGTCGGCATCTTCTCCTTTCATAAGACCCTTCCCCTTCCCAACGGGGGAGGATTGGTCGTCAACCGGACCGACCGGCCGCTTCCTCCGCAACGGATCGGACCGCCGCTCGTCTCCACATTGAGCCATTTGACCGGCGGAATCATGAACCGGTTGAAGATGTCGCATCCCGCCACCGGCGCGTTTCTCCACGCTTTTTCACGGGAGTTCGTCTCGACCCTTCTGAGGATCGGAAAGGTCGATCGGACCAGCGTGGCGAATATGGAATTTAATCTGAACAAGGTCGATTGGGGGATGTCGGGGCTGTCGAAAGCGATCCTTCAAACGATCGATCCCGCCGAGGTGGTCTCGCGGCGGAGGGAGAATTTCAGCTACCTCCTCGCTCGGCTCGATTGTAAAGATCGTTTTGTCTTCGACGCCCTCCCGCCGGGGGTTTGTCCCCTCTTCTTCCCGATTTTGGTCGAGGAAAAAGAGCGGGTCTGCCGGAATCTGATGGCGCGGGGGATCGAGACGGTCGATTTTTGGGGGATCTCTCACCCCTCGGTCCCAAAAGGAATCTACGGCGAGGTCGAATACGTTCGGGCGCGCCTTCTGGAGCTGCCGATTCACCAAGGACTTCACCAGGGCCACCTGGATTATATGATCGAGATTCTCAAGGAGACGCTTCGATGA
- a CDS encoding TIGR03013 family XrtA/PEP-CTERM system glycosyltransferase, with product MIKFCNRSLPTRSVFFCLAEDLLIWLAVVVSVLIFPLPGEPLQMGGRLILIQGLILAAIFHLTLYYSDLYDFSLFPPDRVHLIRLVRAGGIGLIVFGGMVSLFPAWFPPGKSFRLSVILSLLLIFGWRTFYSRILEKMEDRILILGTQDVARLVAQEVLKRKGLGMKVVGFLDEDGSRLGQSLINPKIIGTYEQLQAVLAKERVDKVVIAALERRGRLPIREILGARAQGVEFIEGTRFYEQISGKVFLEDAKPSGFIYAEGFNKSGITRWTKRLTGILASSAILILTFPLMMLLAILIKLDSPGPIFFRQERVGEEGKPFMLIKFRSMREDAEAASGPVWAVEDDPRVTRIGRIMRKLRLDELPQIFNVLKGEMSFVGPRPERPFFVAQLSEQIPFYALRFAVKPGVSGWAQIRYPYGASVEDAREKLRYDLYYIKNMSLLFDLSIIFQTVKIVLFGRGGR from the coding sequence ATGATTAAGTTCTGCAACAGATCGCTCCCCACCCGAAGCGTCTTCTTCTGCTTGGCGGAAGATCTCCTGATCTGGCTTGCCGTGGTCGTCAGTGTTCTGATTTTTCCCCTTCCGGGAGAGCCGCTTCAAATGGGAGGGCGGCTGATCCTGATCCAGGGGCTGATCCTGGCCGCCATTTTCCATCTCACCCTGTACTACAGCGACCTGTACGATTTTTCCCTTTTCCCTCCCGACCGGGTCCATCTAATCCGGCTGGTCCGGGCCGGGGGAATCGGTCTAATCGTCTTCGGAGGAATGGTCTCTCTTTTCCCGGCCTGGTTTCCTCCCGGAAAGAGCTTTCGCCTCTCCGTCATTCTGAGCCTCCTTCTGATCTTCGGCTGGCGGACTTTTTACAGCCGCATTCTGGAGAAAATGGAAGACCGGATTTTGATTCTCGGAACGCAGGATGTGGCCCGTCTTGTGGCGCAGGAGGTCTTGAAGCGGAAGGGGCTCGGGATGAAGGTGGTCGGATTTCTGGATGAAGACGGAAGCCGCCTCGGACAGAGTCTCATCAATCCGAAAATCATCGGGACCTATGAGCAGCTCCAGGCGGTCCTCGCAAAGGAGCGGGTCGACAAGGTGGTGATCGCCGCGCTCGAGCGGCGGGGGCGGCTGCCGATTCGAGAGATCCTGGGGGCCCGCGCGCAGGGGGTCGAATTCATCGAGGGGACCCGTTTCTATGAGCAGATCAGCGGCAAGGTTTTTCTGGAAGACGCCAAGCCGAGCGGGTTCATTTACGCGGAGGGGTTTAACAAGTCGGGTATCACCCGTTGGACCAAACGGCTGACCGGTATTCTCGCCTCCTCGGCGATCCTGATCCTCACCTTTCCGCTGATGATGTTATTGGCGATTCTGATCAAGCTCGATTCTCCCGGGCCGATCTTCTTTCGGCAGGAGCGGGTGGGGGAGGAGGGAAAGCCGTTTATGCTGATCAAGTTTCGCTCCATGCGGGAGGACGCCGAGGCGGCGAGCGGGCCGGTCTGGGCGGTGGAGGACGATCCCCGCGTGACCCGCATCGGGCGGATCATGCGAAAGCTTCGGCTTGACGAGCTCCCGCAAATCTTCAATGTCTTGAAAGGGGAGATGAGCTTCGTCGGCCCGCGGCCGGAGCGACCCTTCTTCGTCGCGCAGCTCTCGGAGCAGATCCCTTTTTACGCGCTCCGCTTCGCCGTAAAGCCGGGGGTGAGCGGGTGGGCCCAGATCCGCTACCCCTACGGCGCCTCGGTCGAGGATGCGCGGGAAAAACTAAGGTATGACCTTTATTACATCAAGAACATGTCGCTTCTCTTCGACCTCTCCATCATTTTTCAGACGGTGAAGATCGTTCTGTTTGGAAGGGGAGGACGCTAA
- a CDS encoding sigma 54-interacting transcriptional regulator, whose translation MKKKVLLLGGAWEKQAQLKSMLVRLKYAVLESGRAIHSEAPDLVLLDMRGEEPPCWERLHSLKQEQGETPVIVVGEKKIDSIVTAMKMGASNYMSEPFDAQDLKSVLMNIIDEHHLVSEIAALNEIAKEQPSWLLSSSSPAMNEVKKIVEQVAGTDVTVLIRGESGTGKGVVARAIYLHSRRREMPFVKINCAALPKELLESELFGYEKGAFTGAYQRKAGKFGLAHEGTIFLDEISEMHASLQAKLLHVLETGEFSRLGGEENEKVNVRIIAATSSHLESAVRSGLFRDDLFYRLNVVAIRIPPLRERKEEIPLLAEYFLRQYHHEYNKTYRPLTPEILAAFIHYDWPGNVRELENFIKRVVILGEEHCNLPLLLSKGTLSNGQTDSSPFSLKQVSRDVAKKLESEVIRKVLNQTRWNRRKAAEILKISYRSLLYKIKEGGLETSSS comes from the coding sequence GTGAAGAAGAAAGTGCTCCTGCTGGGAGGGGCGTGGGAAAAACAGGCCCAGCTTAAGTCGATGTTGGTTCGCCTCAAGTACGCGGTCCTGGAATCGGGCCGGGCGATCCATTCCGAAGCGCCCGATCTCGTTCTGCTCGATATGCGGGGGGAAGAGCCCCCTTGTTGGGAGCGGCTCCATTCCTTGAAACAGGAGCAGGGCGAAACCCCGGTCATCGTGGTCGGAGAGAAAAAGATCGACTCCATCGTGACCGCGATGAAAATGGGGGCGTCGAACTACATGTCCGAGCCGTTCGACGCGCAGGATCTGAAGAGCGTGTTGATGAACATCATCGATGAGCATCATCTCGTCTCCGAGATCGCCGCCTTGAACGAAATTGCGAAGGAGCAGCCCTCCTGGCTTCTCTCTTCCAGCAGCCCGGCGATGAATGAAGTGAAGAAAATCGTCGAACAGGTCGCCGGAACCGATGTGACCGTTCTGATCCGGGGGGAGTCCGGAACCGGCAAAGGGGTGGTGGCGCGCGCGATTTATCTTCACTCCAGACGGCGCGAGATGCCCTTCGTCAAAATCAATTGCGCGGCCCTTCCGAAGGAGCTGCTCGAGAGCGAGCTCTTCGGATATGAAAAGGGGGCCTTCACCGGCGCCTATCAACGGAAGGCCGGCAAATTCGGTCTGGCGCACGAAGGGACCATCTTCCTCGATGAAATCAGCGAAATGCACGCCTCCCTCCAGGCCAAGCTCCTCCACGTCTTGGAGACCGGCGAGTTCTCCCGGCTCGGAGGGGAAGAGAACGAAAAGGTCAATGTCCGGATCATCGCCGCCACGAGCAGCCATCTCGAGTCGGCCGTCCGATCGGGACTCTTTCGTGATGACCTCTTCTATCGGCTCAACGTCGTCGCCATCCGGATTCCGCCGCTGCGGGAGCGGAAGGAGGAGATCCCGTTGTTGGCGGAGTATTTTCTCCGTCAGTATCACCACGAGTACAACAAAACCTATCGGCCGCTCACGCCGGAGATTCTGGCGGCCTTTATTCACTACGACTGGCCCGGGAATGTGCGGGAGCTTGAGAACTTCATCAAGCGGGTAGTGATCCTGGGAGAAGAACACTGCAACCTTCCGCTGCTTTTGTCGAAAGGGACCCTCTCGAACGGACAGACCGACTCCTCTCCCTTCTCCCTCAAGCAGGTCAGCCGCGACGTGGCCAAGAAGTTGGAGAGCGAGGTCATCCGGAAGGTGTTGAACCAGACCCGCTGGAACCGGCGAAAGGCCGCCGAAATTTTGAAGATCAGCTATCGATCCTTGCTCTATAAAATCAAAGAGGGAGGTCTCGAGACCTCCTCTTCTTAA
- a CDS encoding glycosyltransferase has protein sequence MSLVKFVFWLSFFVILYTYIGYPLVLSGWRSLRRQKVNKREILPSVSVIVAAYNEERVIERKLKNLFGLDYPASLMEIIVSSDGSTDQTEAKVSRWKEQYPNGPSLLLLTAPAHVGKAAALNRAVARARGEILVFTDARQTLDRKAAAALVSNFADDRVGAVSGELILVDRPGGEGASGVGLYWRYEKWLRKMESDVDSMLGATGAIYAIRKSLYDPIPAETILDDVLIPMQAVFKGYRTVFEPNALAYDFIAKRTENEFARKVRTLAGNYQLLWGTDALRSWRRNRVFIQYFSHKVARLVVPFMLILLLFSNLFLMQGVYLIFLWLQLAWYGLALLGGVSNGKIDPKTT, from the coding sequence GTGAGTCTGGTTAAATTCGTTTTTTGGCTCTCGTTTTTCGTGATTCTTTATACCTATATCGGGTATCCGCTGGTTTTGTCCGGTTGGCGCTCTCTGAGAAGACAGAAGGTGAATAAAAGAGAGATCCTTCCCTCGGTTTCGGTGATTGTCGCCGCCTATAACGAGGAGCGGGTCATCGAGAGAAAATTGAAAAACCTCTTCGGCCTCGACTATCCCGCCTCTCTTATGGAGATCATCGTCTCCTCCGACGGCTCGACCGATCAAACGGAAGCGAAGGTAAGCCGATGGAAAGAGCAGTATCCGAACGGACCCTCCCTCCTCCTGCTGACGGCGCCGGCCCACGTGGGGAAGGCGGCGGCCCTCAACCGGGCGGTCGCCCGTGCCCGCGGAGAGATTCTCGTCTTCACGGACGCGCGGCAAACGCTCGATCGGAAGGCCGCCGCGGCATTGGTTTCCAATTTCGCCGACGACCGGGTCGGGGCGGTCAGCGGAGAGTTGATCTTGGTCGATCGCCCGGGAGGGGAGGGGGCGTCGGGGGTCGGTTTGTACTGGCGGTACGAGAAGTGGCTTCGAAAAATGGAAAGCGACGTCGATTCGATGCTGGGGGCGACCGGAGCGATTTACGCGATCCGCAAGTCGCTCTACGATCCGATTCCGGCGGAGACGATTCTGGACGATGTCCTCATCCCGATGCAGGCGGTTTTCAAGGGATATCGGACCGTCTTCGAGCCGAACGCCTTGGCCTATGACTTCATCGCCAAGCGGACGGAAAACGAATTCGCCCGGAAAGTGAGGACCCTCGCCGGGAACTACCAGCTCCTTTGGGGAACCGACGCGCTCCGGTCGTGGCGAAGGAACCGCGTCTTTATCCAGTATTTCTCGCACAAAGTGGCGCGGCTGGTGGTTCCCTTCATGCTGATCCTCCTGTTGTTCTCGAATTTATTTCTGATGCAGGGGGTTTACTTGATTTTTCTCTGGCTTCAACTCGCTTGGTACGGACTGGCGTTATTAGGAGGAGTGTCGAATGGGAAGATCGATCCGAAAACAACGTGA
- a CDS encoding GNAT family N-acetyltransferase, which produces MNYQVEEISDIDAFISLEKEWNALLVAAPVNAPFLRHEWFRVWWKAFGGGKRLAILTVRSGDGRLAAIVPFMEERGFRVGIPCRIWTSMSNDHSSRFDFIMGEASDEARARIVAALAAFLSRRTPRVHLLELQDFPVDSPALSLLLDTVVRSGRKVGLRPELETPFIPIEGKWPDYYESISGHLRRNLRRRRRQLEEQGKVEVICVTGEEISGGPARLADHLREGFRIEAMAWKGSAGTAIRENEGWADFYQEWARTAAERGWLRLYFLKLNDQPIAFYYTLVYGRKLYYLKLGYDPAFARYSPGILLHQEILASAFDQKLIELDFLGPMMAWKQDWAKGVRPHVWVYLFQRGFVPEMIYLIKFKLFPYFKKIDWVHRLQRRLFAKGLSEHFAKPPSTALPQQDSLEEARKEAA; this is translated from the coding sequence TTGAATTATCAAGTGGAAGAGATCTCCGATATTGATGCGTTTATCTCATTGGAGAAGGAGTGGAACGCCCTTTTGGTCGCGGCGCCGGTGAATGCCCCTTTTCTGCGGCACGAGTGGTTTCGGGTCTGGTGGAAGGCGTTCGGCGGCGGAAAGCGGCTCGCGATCCTCACGGTCCGATCCGGCGACGGCCGCCTGGCGGCGATCGTCCCCTTCATGGAGGAGCGGGGATTCCGAGTAGGGATTCCTTGCCGGATCTGGACCTCCATGAGCAACGACCATTCCTCCCGTTTCGATTTTATTATGGGTGAGGCATCGGACGAGGCGCGCGCCCGGATTGTCGCGGCGCTGGCCGCCTTCTTATCGCGGCGAACCCCTCGGGTTCATCTTCTGGAGTTGCAAGATTTTCCCGTCGACTCTCCGGCCCTGAGCCTTCTTCTTGATACGGTCGTCCGGTCGGGGCGGAAGGTCGGCCTCCGCCCCGAATTGGAAACGCCGTTCATCCCGATCGAAGGAAAATGGCCCGATTATTACGAATCGATCTCCGGGCATCTGCGGCGCAACCTGCGCCGCCGCCGGCGACAGCTGGAGGAGCAAGGAAAGGTCGAGGTGATCTGCGTGACCGGAGAGGAGATCTCCGGGGGGCCGGCGCGGCTGGCCGATCATCTTCGGGAGGGATTCCGGATCGAGGCGATGGCCTGGAAGGGATCGGCCGGGACCGCCATTCGCGAAAATGAAGGCTGGGCCGACTTCTATCAGGAGTGGGCCCGCACGGCGGCGGAGCGGGGCTGGCTGCGTCTCTATTTTTTGAAGCTGAACGATCAGCCGATCGCTTTTTACTACACCCTGGTTTATGGGCGGAAGCTCTACTACTTGAAATTGGGATACGATCCCGCGTTCGCGAGGTATTCTCCCGGCATTCTTCTTCACCAGGAGATCCTCGCCTCGGCCTTCGACCAAAAGCTCATCGAGCTCGACTTCCTGGGGCCGATGATGGCGTGGAAGCAAGATTGGGCGAAAGGGGTCCGCCCTCATGTCTGGGTCTACCTTTTTCAAAGAGGGTTCGTTCCGGAGATGATCTATTTGATCAAATTCAAACTGTTCCCCTATTTTAAAAAGATCGATTGGGTGCATCGGTTGCAGCGGAGGCTCTTTGCAAAAGGGCTGTCCGAGCATTTCGCGAAGCCCCCATCGACCGCGTTACCTCAACAGGATTCGCTCGAAGAGGCGAGGAAAGAAGCAGCATGA
- a CDS encoding GumC family protein, translating to MREQSSFSIGYLLESFHRRKHWIWLTALIISAASVAIALRMPKIYQATSMVLVQPHRFPEQIGRAFDLSRMENRLKALSEVIYSRTFLQPIIDAESLYADMAGERTPHEIIEQMRKDIRIDITANDVFGISYEGTEPEKVMNATNRIAKQFISLLQQQVAVTPVNPQIEFLEGRLKELYGEQADLQSTYTKVHPELIALKKKIAEVEAVLRAEKRAARESAVEEARAAVDAEFQSAEARIIDEATLPMKPFKPNRTLFVLIGSLIGLGAGVGLAVLAEISDRTFRYAGDLQSYVGLPVLVCIPQVETAGDLRRVRIRRRLLWGVSLILICLTLFYFYQNPVSLGRLDAATIGFQER from the coding sequence ATGCGTGAACAGAGCTCCTTTTCAATCGGCTATCTTCTCGAATCGTTTCATCGAAGGAAACACTGGATCTGGCTGACGGCGCTGATCATCTCCGCCGCCTCGGTGGCGATCGCGCTTCGGATGCCGAAGATCTATCAGGCCACCTCGATGGTTCTTGTCCAGCCGCACCGCTTCCCGGAACAGATCGGGCGGGCCTTCGATCTGTCCAGAATGGAAAATCGCCTCAAGGCGCTCAGCGAGGTGATCTACAGCCGCACTTTCTTGCAGCCGATCATCGACGCCGAATCGCTTTACGCCGACATGGCGGGGGAGCGGACCCCGCATGAAATCATCGAGCAGATGCGCAAGGATATTCGGATCGACATTACGGCGAACGACGTCTTCGGCATCTCGTATGAGGGAACGGAGCCGGAAAAGGTCATGAACGCCACCAACCGGATCGCGAAACAGTTCATCTCCCTGCTGCAGCAGCAGGTCGCCGTGACCCCCGTCAACCCCCAAATCGAATTCCTGGAGGGCCGGCTGAAGGAGCTCTACGGCGAGCAGGCCGATCTTCAATCGACCTATACGAAAGTGCATCCGGAGCTGATCGCTCTTAAAAAGAAAATCGCCGAGGTGGAAGCGGTGCTAAGGGCGGAGAAGCGGGCCGCCCGGGAGAGCGCGGTGGAGGAGGCGCGCGCCGCGGTCGATGCCGAGTTTCAGAGCGCGGAAGCCCGGATCATCGACGAGGCGACCCTGCCGATGAAGCCGTTCAAGCCGAATCGGACCCTCTTCGTCCTGATCGGGTCGTTGATCGGCCTCGGCGCCGGCGTCGGCCTGGCGGTGTTGGCGGAGATCTCGGACCGGACCTTCCGGTATGCGGGCGATCTTCAGAGTTATGTCGGCCTCCCGGTCCTGGTCTGCATTCCTCAGGTGGAGACCGCCGGGGACTTGAGAAGGGTCCGGATCCGGCGGCGCCTCCTTTGGGGGGTCAGCCTGATCCTGATCTGTCTGACGTTGTTCTATTTTTACCAAAACCCGGTGAGCCTCGGTCGTTTGGATGCGGCGACGATCGGCTTCCAAGAGAGGTGA
- a CDS encoding polysaccharide biosynthesis/export family protein: protein MRAGVLIAALLLSSLVFTACADQMTEVPNFRRVPTSEARSYVIGPDDLLQIVVWKNESLSRELRVRPDGKITLPLINDIQAGGKTPSDLRDVISTRLEKFVEVAGVTVIVKEINSSKVSVLGQVRKPGIYPLRSDLTVLDAIAMAEGFNEFAAPDRMVIIRKNGNETRWIKVNYDEILQGRISEDRLFLASGDTLVVP from the coding sequence ATGCGCGCGGGTGTGTTGATCGCGGCTTTATTGCTCTCTTCTTTGGTCTTCACGGCATGCGCCGATCAGATGACCGAAGTGCCGAATTTCAGACGGGTTCCGACCTCTGAAGCGCGCTCCTATGTGATCGGGCCGGACGATCTGCTTCAAATCGTCGTCTGGAAAAACGAGTCGCTTTCCCGGGAACTCCGTGTCCGTCCGGACGGGAAGATCACCCTTCCCCTGATCAACGATATCCAGGCGGGGGGGAAGACGCCGTCGGATCTTCGCGATGTCATCTCGACGCGGCTGGAAAAGTTTGTCGAGGTGGCGGGAGTGACGGTCATTGTGAAGGAGATCAACAGCTCGAAGGTCTCCGTCCTGGGGCAGGTGAGGAAGCCGGGGATTTATCCGCTCCGGAGCGATTTGACCGTCCTCGATGCCATCGCGATGGCGGAGGGATTTAACGAGTTTGCGGCGCCGGACCGGATGGTGATTATTCGAAAAAACGGAAACGAAACCCGTTGGATCAAGGTCAACTACGACGAGATTCTTCAAGGGAGGATCTCGGAGGATCGGCTCTTTCTCGCCTCCGGAGACACGTTGGTGGTGCCGTAA